The sequence below is a genomic window from Salinispira pacifica.
GGAACTTGATGGTAAAAACCCGGGTATTATGGTCAACTATTTATATAGTTTATCGCTTTTGCAGGTCTTTTCAATATTCTTGAGAAAATTAATCATTAATTTTTATGATATGTGCCAGCCGGATTTCCTTGAAATCTGTCCTTGCAATATATCTGAGGCCGGGATACATTCATCATTATTTTTCGGGGAGGCTTATGCATCAGAAACGGAAAACCCGGGCATACCGTTGGTTCCACGGAATTTTAAAGCTCAGCTTCGGCAATTTCCTTAAATGGCGCTACCGGCTTGAGGCCGTCGGGCTTGCAGATCTCGAATCTGTACCCGGTCCCTGGCTGGTGCTTCCGAACCATGTAATGACCTGGGATCCGGTGCTGATCTCCCTGTTCATCCGGGAGCCGGTGTATTTCATCGCTTCGGATGCCAATTTCCGGAATCCCGTAGCCTCCTGGTGGCTGCGGAGGCTGGGGGCCATTCCCACCTCCAAGCAGGCAACAGACCTTACCACCGTGAAGCAGATGCTGAGCCTTTTGAAACAGGGCCGTCATGTAGGGCTCTTTCCCGAAGGGGAGCGAACCTGGGACGGAGTGACACTGCCGATTATTCCCGCCACCGCCAAGCTTGTCCGCCTTGCCAGGCGTCCGGTGGTGGTTCCGGTTATCAAGGGCGGATACCTCAGCCTGCCCCGCTGGTCATTCAAAAGCCGCCGGGGACCTATCAGCATAGAATACAAGCTGGCAATATCAGCAGAAGAGCTTCCGAAACTTTCTCTGCAGGAAATTCAGGAGAAAATAGAGAAGGCTTTGTTTCACGACGAGCACGAATATCAGAACAGCCAGAATCTCCCCTATATCGCCCCCGCTCCTGCGGAACCCCTGCAACTGGTGCTGTTCAGCTGTCCCGAGTGCCGGAATATGAACTGCATGGAGGGTACAGGTAATCTTTTCCGATGCAGAAACTGCGGATTTACCACAGCTTTCAGTGCCTACGGGCGTTTCCGCCCTGTGAACGGTTATACCACGCACTTCGAATCCATTTCCCGCTGGGCCGACTGGCAGAATAATCTGCTCCGGGAGAAAGTTGATGAAATGCGAAACGGCAGCTCCCCGGAGACCCCCCTTTTTCATGATGAACCGGTGAACTACGCCACAGGATACAAATTCAAGTCTCTCAAACACCAGGCGAAGGGCCGCCTTCTGCTGAACGCATTAGGCATTGAGTTCCACCCTCAGGGAGGCCGGCCGCTACAGTTCCCCTGGAGTGAAATCCGGGCGCTGAATGTAGTGTATCAGAATCAGCTGGAATTTTACTACCGGAACAGCCTGCAGGTGTTCACATTTCCCGGTAAGGATACCTCAGGATACAAATACCTTGCTGCGGGGAAGCATTTCCTTACTCCTTCGGAATGACCATTGCCCGGGGGCCGAAACGCCTCGGCGTTCAGAAAATTGAATAATACCCCGTCTTCGGGGTACGTTCAGGTGACAGCCTGCCCGAAGACAGCTGTTTCAGGCTGTGACAGAACCAACCTTCTCATGTAGGAGATATTATGAAGCGAAAGAACATTGTGTACCTGGGAATTATACTGATCCTTGTAATAAGCCTCAGTTCGTGTCTTCCCGGCGACGGATCAATTGAAGCAGAGAATCCTGCAGGATTCTTCTGGGGCGTGTGGCACGGCTGGGTGGCCCCCATCAGTCTCATCGGAAGCCTGTTCACCGAAAATATCAGAGTATATGAAGTGATCAACAGCGGATTCTGGTATGATCTGGGCTTCTATATGGCAATTGTCAGCGGTTTCGGAGGATTGGGATTCGCCAGGGGCCGAAAGAAACGTCACGAATTCGAAGAGTAAAACCTTGGGAAAGGCAAACCCCAAGGGGGAGCCAAATCGGGAGGGCATCGCTCAGATGCGCTCCCAGGTCAGTGCAACTGCACCCCGTGATCGGATCTGCAGCAGTTCCACGCTGAGATCTCCGCAGAGGGCCGATAAATCCTGGATGAGTTCCGGGGCAATTTCCATATCAGCATAAAACTGCATGCTCCCCTCAAATCCGCCTCCGTGCACGCGGATTACTGAGCCGGCGCCATAGCGGTTCTCAACCATGCCTCCGGTGAAGGCCAGGTTCTGCTCATCCACCGCCCCGGCGGCGGTAAGATTCTGCAGGAAGCGCATTGATGAGCTTCCCGACTCCCGTACCAGATCCAGGTATTCCCGGATTCGATCCCGTTCAAGAGCACGGCGCATTGCATCCACCCGGGCATTCTCCCGGAAAAAGTGCATGGTTCGCAGCAGAGCCCGGTCACTGATGGCCGGATCACTCCGCAGTCGGGGCAGGCGGCGGTAGAATTCCAGTTCGGATACATCCGCAAGCCGTGCCGCTCCCATGGCCCGTGCAACGGCCTTCATTTCTGCCGGCACAGCGGCATACTCGTGGGTGAGGTCCGCATGGCTGCCGCCGCTGTTCACAATTCCCAGCACGTAGCCCCGGGAGGCGAAATCGTACTCCAGGGGATGAATTTCCGGCGTTTCCTCATTGGTGAAATCAATTTCCACAATGCCGCCGTGTGCGCAGGCGATCTGGTCCATGAGTCCCGAGGGTTTTCCGAAGTGGATGTTTTCTGCGTACTTGCCCGCCAGGGCGAGGGAAAGGGTTCCTGTCCCGCCGCGGTTGAACAGCTGACTGAAGATCAGGGCGATCATCACCTCAAAAGAGGCCGAGGAGGAGAGTCCGGACCCCGGGGGCACCAGCCCGTGCATGGAGGCGGCAAAGCCGCCGATGGCATAGCCGTTCTGGCTGAACCATGATGCCACACCCCGGATGAGGGCAGCGGTGCTCCCCTCTTCTTCGCTGCGGGGATTCAGATCTGCCAGATTCAGGCTGATTTCGTCGAAGCCCTGGGAGCGGACAATCACTCGGCCGTCTGTACGGGATACTGCCGCAGCGGCAATATCCAGGTGCACCGATGCAGCCAGGACCCGTCCCCCGTTATGGTCTGTGTGATTTCCCCCCAGTTCCGTGCGCCCGGGCACCGACAGGAGACGGTACGCCCGGGGTTCCCGGGCATCCGTACCCTGTATTTCACGGAGGGCGTCCAGAAGCATGATGTAGCGCCGGCGCTGGGCGTCCAGAACTTCGGAATCCTCCCCGCCGGCTTCTACAGAGGAATACAGGGATGCAAACTGAGTATCCAGTAAGCCATCCTGAATGAAGCTCCGGGCCTGCTGCATTGTTAATTCCATTCATTTCCTCCCTGCTAAGCCCATGCGC
It includes:
- a CDS encoding lysophospholipid acyltransferase family protein; its protein translation is MHQKRKTRAYRWFHGILKLSFGNFLKWRYRLEAVGLADLESVPGPWLVLPNHVMTWDPVLISLFIREPVYFIASDANFRNPVASWWLRRLGAIPTSKQATDLTTVKQMLSLLKQGRHVGLFPEGERTWDGVTLPIIPATAKLVRLARRPVVVPVIKGGYLSLPRWSFKSRRGPISIEYKLAISAEELPKLSLQEIQEKIEKALFHDEHEYQNSQNLPYIAPAPAEPLQLVLFSCPECRNMNCMEGTGNLFRCRNCGFTTAFSAYGRFRPVNGYTTHFESISRWADWQNNLLREKVDEMRNGSSPETPLFHDEPVNYATGYKFKSLKHQAKGRLLLNALGIEFHPQGGRPLQFPWSEIRALNVVYQNQLEFYYRNSLQVFTFPGKDTSGYKYLAAGKHFLTPSE
- a CDS encoding galactokinase; protein product: MELTMQQARSFIQDGLLDTQFASLYSSVEAGGEDSEVLDAQRRRYIMLLDALREIQGTDAREPRAYRLLSVPGRTELGGNHTDHNGGRVLAASVHLDIAAAAVSRTDGRVIVRSQGFDEISLNLADLNPRSEEEGSTAALIRGVASWFSQNGYAIGGFAASMHGLVPPGSGLSSSASFEVMIALIFSQLFNRGGTGTLSLALAGKYAENIHFGKPSGLMDQIACAHGGIVEIDFTNEETPEIHPLEYDFASRGYVLGIVNSGGSHADLTHEYAAVPAEMKAVARAMGAARLADVSELEFYRRLPRLRSDPAISDRALLRTMHFFRENARVDAMRRALERDRIREYLDLVRESGSSSMRFLQNLTAAGAVDEQNLAFTGGMVENRYGAGSVIRVHGGGFEGSMQFYADMEIAPELIQDLSALCGDLSVELLQIRSRGAVALTWERI